One region of Flavobacterium pisciphilum genomic DNA includes:
- a CDS encoding DUF6443 domain-containing protein gives MKKITALLLVLFPIIMIGQTQSENYIKSVTYKVATQTAIAAPTINQANQNITYFDGLGRPIQQIKYQASATGKDIVIPTEYDGFGRQLKEYLPFASGQNNSNYIAPSTLIPDLVQQYKTKYGAVNANPYSEKQVEASPLNRVLQQAAPGNDWALANNHTVKMDYQANSDADQVLLFIANTTWKESLGLYDISLSKANGTGFYPANELYKTITYDENTTASLVEANGSTVEFKNKEGQVVLKRTYDAGAKHDTYYVYDQYGNLTYVIPPKASDLINVSNSPYDTSSKATVASGTSLDLTATNSITLLPGFNAVKGSTFSARIESGSLAILNDLCYQYKYDYRNRLVEKKLPGKQWEFIVYDKLDRPVATGPSNSPFTDLSTTGWLITKYDAFSRPVYTGWMTETAATDTGRKALQDAQNNATVLFETKQATGTIDGIAAYYSNIVAPTSFKLLTVNYYDDYTFPSTPAITIPTSVEGQNTLAASQLKTVSTASWIRVATLSTATLGETTAVFYDAKARPIRNYTQNYLGGYAYTDSNLDPFSGQLQYTITRHKRVSGDPELKTKEAFTYSAQDRLLTHTHQINDGAIELIAANTYDELGQLEFKKVGNTTTAPTQKIDFTYNIRGWLTGINNMSSLTQAGDPKDLFAFKLDYNTVPTGVPGVLPLYNGNISETSWKSNSDSGTTTRGYGYKYDNLNRLKTAVFQKNNAVTNTYDESLSYDKNGNIMGLSRNGSSDTTPILIDDLVYSYGNANKTNQLIKVADSSNKAVGFVDGSNAEDDYSYDANGNMISDANKNITAITYNHLNLPTLITFGSTGNIAYTYNATGQKVLKIVTSGTNKTSTDYVNGYQYENNILQFFPQSEGYVNNNSGTFEYIYQYKDHLGNIRLSYDKNLSIVEENNYYPFGLKQIGYNDVISSLGNAVAKKYRYNGKELQDELGLNMYDYGARNYDSALGRWINIDPLAEKMRRHSPYNYAFDNPMRFIDPDGMSPKDVIIKGTKAQDAVNQLQQSVTKELTLSTDATGRLHYTQNETGPLTEGAQQLVNAIDDKSVIVNVDANNDALSKNNGKIIVGQFNGNSTIIGITNTSQEINTDNTKVLDNANEKPGATVLHEVVESHLGGKEAQSRDLTNVGPATRSDANNPTSVYSVAHKNAPAQGGLLFIRPSNPSVPNSGMLYTKDKSNTVVPIRTF, from the coding sequence ATGAAAAAAATTACAGCCCTACTTTTGGTTTTGTTTCCTATAATAATGATTGGACAAACTCAAAGTGAGAATTACATAAAATCAGTAACCTATAAAGTCGCTACCCAAACTGCTATTGCAGCTCCTACGATTAATCAGGCCAATCAGAATATTACTTATTTTGATGGCCTAGGAAGACCAATTCAACAAATTAAGTACCAGGCATCCGCAACAGGAAAAGATATTGTAATCCCTACAGAATACGATGGTTTTGGAAGACAACTAAAAGAATACCTTCCTTTTGCTTCTGGACAAAATAATTCAAATTATATTGCTCCTTCAACTTTAATTCCTGATTTAGTACAGCAGTATAAAACCAAATATGGCGCAGTAAATGCGAACCCTTATAGCGAAAAACAAGTAGAGGCTTCCCCTTTAAATCGAGTGTTACAACAAGCAGCTCCAGGAAACGATTGGGCATTGGCTAATAATCATACCGTCAAAATGGATTATCAGGCCAATAGTGATGCAGATCAAGTCCTGTTATTTATTGCTAACACTACTTGGAAAGAGTCTTTAGGATTATATGATATAAGTTTGAGTAAAGCAAATGGAACAGGATTTTATCCAGCCAATGAGCTTTATAAAACAATTACCTATGATGAGAACACAACAGCTTCACTAGTTGAAGCTAATGGTTCTACTGTAGAATTTAAAAATAAAGAAGGACAAGTAGTTTTAAAAAGGACTTATGATGCAGGAGCAAAACACGATACCTATTATGTGTATGATCAATATGGTAATTTAACCTATGTAATTCCCCCTAAAGCCTCAGATCTTATAAATGTATCCAATAGTCCATATGATACTAGCTCTAAAGCTACTGTAGCCTCAGGAACTTCATTAGATTTAACAGCAACCAATTCAATTACATTGTTACCTGGATTTAATGCTGTAAAAGGAAGTACTTTTTCGGCAAGAATAGAGTCTGGAAGTCTAGCAATTTTAAATGATTTATGTTATCAATACAAATACGATTATCGCAATCGATTGGTTGAGAAAAAACTACCAGGCAAGCAATGGGAGTTTATAGTATATGATAAATTAGACAGACCTGTAGCTACAGGTCCTTCAAATTCTCCTTTCACAGATTTAAGCACAACGGGTTGGTTAATTACCAAATACGATGCTTTTAGTCGTCCTGTTTATACGGGATGGATGACAGAAACTGCAGCTACAGACACTGGTAGAAAAGCATTACAAGATGCTCAAAATAATGCAACAGTTTTATTCGAAACCAAACAAGCAACAGGAACCATAGATGGTATTGCAGCTTATTATAGTAATATAGTTGCCCCTACTAGCTTCAAGCTTCTTACTGTAAACTATTATGATGATTATACTTTTCCAAGTACACCTGCTATAACAATACCTACAAGCGTAGAAGGACAAAACACTTTAGCAGCTTCGCAGCTAAAAACAGTAAGTACCGCTTCATGGATAAGAGTTGCTACCTTGAGTACCGCAACATTGGGGGAAACAACAGCTGTTTTTTACGATGCTAAAGCAAGACCAATTCGTAATTATACTCAAAATTATTTGGGAGGTTATGCCTATACTGATAGTAATTTAGATCCTTTTTCAGGACAGTTACAGTACACCATAACAAGACACAAAAGAGTTAGTGGTGATCCGGAATTAAAAACAAAAGAAGCATTCACCTATTCAGCCCAAGACCGTTTGCTTACACATACCCATCAGATTAATGATGGAGCAATTGAACTTATTGCAGCCAATACTTATGATGAATTAGGTCAGTTGGAATTTAAGAAGGTAGGAAACACCACCACAGCTCCAACTCAAAAAATAGATTTTACTTATAACATCAGAGGATGGTTAACAGGTATAAATAATATGTCTTCACTTACTCAAGCTGGAGATCCTAAAGATTTATTTGCCTTTAAGCTAGATTACAATACAGTACCAACAGGAGTTCCTGGAGTATTACCGTTATACAATGGAAATATCTCGGAAACATCATGGAAGTCAAATTCAGATTCAGGTACAACAACTCGAGGGTATGGCTATAAATATGATAATCTAAACCGTCTTAAGACAGCCGTTTTTCAAAAAAATAATGCTGTGACTAATACTTATGATGAATCGTTATCTTATGATAAAAATGGTAATATAATGGGGTTATCCCGTAATGGATCTTCAGATACTACTCCAATACTAATAGATGATTTGGTTTACAGTTATGGCAATGCAAATAAAACTAACCAACTTATCAAAGTGGCAGATAGCAGCAATAAAGCAGTTGGTTTTGTTGATGGCTCTAATGCAGAGGATGATTACAGTTACGATGCCAATGGAAATATGATTAGTGATGCCAATAAAAACATTACAGCTATTACTTATAATCATTTGAACTTACCAACTCTTATCACTTTTGGTTCTACTGGAAACATTGCCTATACTTATAATGCAACAGGACAAAAAGTGCTGAAAATTGTAACTAGTGGAACTAATAAAACGAGTACTGATTATGTAAATGGGTATCAATATGAAAATAACATACTTCAGTTCTTCCCTCAATCAGAGGGCTATGTAAATAACAATTCGGGAACTTTTGAGTATATTTACCAGTATAAAGATCATTTAGGGAATATACGCTTGAGTTATGATAAAAACCTAAGCATTGTTGAAGAAAACAATTATTACCCGTTTGGATTAAAACAAATAGGATATAACGATGTCATTAGTTCTTTAGGTAATGCAGTTGCTAAAAAGTATAGATACAACGGAAAGGAGTTGCAAGACGAGCTGGGGCTTAACATGTATGACTATGGTGCACGTAATTATGACTCTGCATTGGGACGTTGGATAAATATTGACCCATTGGCAGAGAAAATGAGAAGACATAGTCCTTATAATTATGCTTTTGATAATCCTATGCGATTTATAGACCCTGATGGGATGTCGCCTAAGGATGTAATAATAAAAGGAACAAAAGCTCAAGATGCAGTAAATCAGTTACAGCAATCTGTAACTAAAGAATTAACACTTTCAACAGATGCTACGGGAAGATTACACTATACTCAAAATGAAACTGGTCCTTTAACAGAAGGAGCTCAACAATTGGTAAATGCAATTGATGATAAATCAGTGATAGTGAACGTTGATGCTAATAATGATGCATTATCAAAAAATAATGGTAAGATAATTGTTGGTCAGTTTAATGGAAATAGTACAATTATTGGTATAACTAATACATCTCAGGAAATTAATACAGACAATACAAAAGTTTTAGATAATGCAAATGAAAAGCCTGGAGCTACTGTTCTACATGAAGTTGTGGAGTCGCACTTAGGCGGGAAGGAAGCTCAATCGAGAGATTTAACAAATGTAGGACCAGCTACAAGGAGTGATGCTAATAATCCAACTAGTGTATATAGTGTAGCGCACAAAAATGCTCCAGCACAAGGTGGACTTTTATTTATTAGACCATCTAATCCATCAGTTCCAAATAGTGGAATGCTCTATACTAAAGATAAAAGTAATACAGTGGTTCCAATACGAACCTTCTAA
- a CDS encoding M91 family zinc metallopeptidase: MKSEDIIVVGTKEYRQQVMKDLQKITNQKLVFNEGANGQGKIEFSGTPSGSKKSVGTDLVSNLINSKHDIIIQDGDNNKTHYTDSDAASGVTEGGSGSTVTYKPNEKGQGIMNADGTTGRPAQNGLAHELGHAQDGINGTNVSVDLSNSKEI; the protein is encoded by the coding sequence ATGAAATCTGAAGATATTATCGTAGTTGGAACAAAAGAGTATAGACAACAAGTAATGAAAGATCTGCAAAAAATAACCAACCAAAAGCTTGTGTTTAATGAAGGGGCAAATGGTCAAGGGAAAATAGAATTTAGTGGCACTCCAAGTGGTAGTAAAAAATCTGTTGGAACAGATTTAGTTAGTAATTTAATCAATTCGAAGCATGATATAATAATTCAAGATGGAGATAATAATAAAACTCACTATACAGATTCCGATGCTGCAAGCGGAGTAACTGAAGGTGGATCTGGCTCTACCGTAACGTATAAACCTAATGAGAAAGGTCAAGGTATAATGAATGCAGATGGCACAACTGGAAGACCTGCACAAAATGGACTAGCTCACGAATTAGGTCATGCCCAAGACGGCATAAACGGCACAAATGTTTCTGTCGATTTGTCGAATAGTAAAGAAATTTAA
- a CDS encoding AraC family transcriptional regulator → MPKLNQFETLVIDEFEEEKFHLPFHSHTYYEIIYIVKGNGIHHLNKNLLPYKSGDLFVVSPEDEHYFDIKKCTRFVYIKFTDNYFNSNKSLFCDDLLLNTPECFMRDKLLKETVLKLDEPCKTILKNTIENITAYNSRIDVTTSPIVFYQILSIFGLIKETIRGMNPKANGNHIDSEQITSYIHQNIYYPKSVQIKAISAHFNIAETYFSAYFKRTFSISYRDYINNLRTTLIEKRISNNQMPIKQIAYEFGFTDESHLSNYFKKRKNMKPTDFKKL, encoded by the coding sequence ATGCCGAAATTAAATCAATTTGAAACGCTTGTTATCGATGAATTTGAAGAAGAAAAATTTCATCTCCCTTTTCATAGCCACACCTATTATGAAATAATTTATATTGTAAAAGGAAACGGAATCCATCATCTCAACAAAAACTTACTCCCTTACAAGTCAGGAGATTTATTTGTAGTCTCACCCGAAGACGAACACTACTTTGATATAAAAAAATGCACTCGATTTGTCTACATAAAATTCACTGATAATTATTTTAATTCTAATAAAAGTCTTTTCTGTGATGATTTACTACTAAACACTCCAGAATGTTTTATGAGAGATAAATTACTTAAAGAAACGGTATTAAAACTAGATGAGCCTTGTAAAACAATTCTAAAAAATACGATAGAGAACATTACTGCTTACAACTCCAGAATTGATGTAACTACCTCTCCAATCGTTTTCTATCAAATACTTTCTATCTTTGGATTAATAAAAGAAACTATACGTGGTATGAATCCAAAAGCAAATGGAAATCATATCGATAGCGAACAAATTACATCTTATATTCATCAGAATATTTATTATCCAAAATCTGTTCAGATAAAAGCAATTTCTGCTCATTTTAATATCGCAGAGACCTATTTTAGCGCTTATTTCAAAAGAACATTTTCTATCAGTTACAGAGATTATATCAATAATTTACGTACCACATTGATCGAGAAAAGAATTTCAAACAATCAAATGCCCATCAAACAAATTGCTTATGAGTTTGGTTTTACCGATGAAAGCCATTTATCGAATTACTTTAAAAAAAGAAAGAATATGAAACCTACTGATTTTAAGAAACTGTAG